One window of the Prionailurus bengalensis isolate Pbe53 chromosome E1, Fcat_Pben_1.1_paternal_pri, whole genome shotgun sequence genome contains the following:
- the TBX21 gene encoding T-box transcription factor TBX21 — translation MGIVEPGCGDMLTGTEPMPASDEGRAPGADPQNRYFYPEPGAQDAADRRGGASLGAPYPGGALVPAPPGRFLGAYAYPPRPQAAGFPGVGEPFPPTASAEGYQPGDGYGAPDPRSVLYPGPREDYALPAGLEVSGKLRVALNNHLLWSKFNQHQTEMIITKQGRRMFPFLSFTVAGLEPTSHYRMFVDVVLVDQHHWRYQSGKWVQCGKAEGNMPGNRLYVHPDSPNTGAHWMRQEVSFGKLKLTNNKGASNNVTQMIVLQSLHKYQPRLHIVEVNDGEPEAACNASNTHVFTFQETQFIAVTAYQNAEITQLKIDNNPFAKGFRENFESMYASVDSSVPSPPGPNCQLLGGDHYSPLLPNQYPVPSRFYSDLPGQAKDVVSQPYWLGPPRDHSYEAEFRAVSMKPAFLPSAPGPTVSYYRGQEVLTPGAGWPVAPQYPPKMGPGSWFRPMRTLPMEPGPGASEGRGPEDQGSPSVWTEITPLRPESSDSGLGEGDSKRRRVSPYPSSGDSSSPAGAPSPFDKETEGQFYSYFPN, via the exons ATGGGCATCGTGGAGCCGGGCTGCGGAGACATGCTGACGGGCACCGAGCCGATGCCGGCGAGCGACGAGGGCCGGGCGCCCGGCGCCGACCCGCAGAACCGCTACTTCTACCCGGAGCCCGGCGCGCAGGACGCGGCCGACCGTCGCGGGGGCGCCAGCCTGGGGGCGCCGTACCCCGGGGGCGCCCTGGTGCCCGCTCCGCCGGGCCGCTTCCTCGGAGCCTACGCCTACCCGCCCCGGCCCCAGGCCGCCGGCTTCCCCGGGGTAGGCGAGCCCTTCCCGCCGACGGCGAGCGCCGAGGGCTACCAGCCTGGGGACGGCTATGGGGCCCCGGACCCGCGCTCGGTTCTCTACCCGGGGCCGCGCGAGGACTACGCGCTGCCGGCGGGGCTGGAGGTGTCCGGGAAGCTGAGAGTCGCGCTCAACAACCACCTGTTGTGGTCCAAGTTTAATCAGCACCAGACGGAGATGATCATCACCAAGCAGGGACG GCGGATGTTCCCGTTCTTGTCATTTACTGTGGCGGGGCTGGAGCCCACCAGCCATTACCGGATGTTCGTGGACGTGGTCTTGGTGGACCAGCACCACTGGCGGTATCAGAGCGGCAAGTGGGTGCAGTGTGGCAAGGCTGAGGGCAACATGCCAG GAAACCGCCTGTACGTCCACCCAGATTCCCCCAATACTGGAGCCCATTGGATGCGCCAGGAAGTTTCGTTCGGGAAACTAAAGCTCACGAACAACAAAGGGGCCTCTAACAATGTGACCCAG ATGATCGTGCTCCAGTCTCTCCATAAGTACCAGCCTCGGCTACACATCGTCGAGGTGAACGATGGGGAGCCGGAGGCGGCCTGCAACGCCTCCAACACGCATGTCTTCACCTTCCAAGAGACCCAGTTCATTGCCGTGACCGCCTACCAGAATGCAGAG ATCACTCAGCTGAAAATTGATAATAACCCTTTTGCCAAAGGATTCCGGGAGAACTTTGAGTC catgtatGCCTCTGTTGACAGCAGCGTCCCCTCCCCGCCTGGACCCAACTGTCAGTTGCTTGGGGGAGACCACTACTCTCCTCTCCTACCCAACCAGTATCCCGTTCCCAGTCGCTTCTACTCCGACCTTCCCGGGCAAGCCAAGGATGTGGTTTCCCAGCCTTACTGGCTGGGGCCCCCCCGGGACCACAGCTATGAGGCCGAGTTTCGAGcggtcagcatgaagcctgcatTCCTGCCCTCCGCCCCTGGACCCACCGTGTCCTACTACCGAGGCCAAGAGGTCCTGACGCCTGGAGCTGGCTGGCCTGTGGCCCCCCAGTACCCTCCCAAGATGGGCCCAGGCAGCTGGTTCCGCCCCATGCGGACTCTGCCCATGGAACCCGGTCCCGGAGCTTCAGAGGGACGGGGCCCGGAGGACCAGGGCTCCCCCTCCGTGTGGACTGAGATCACCCCGCTGCGGCCGGAGTCCAGTGACTCAGGACTGGGTGAAGGAGACTCTAAGAGGAGGCGTGTGTCCCCCTATCCTTCCAGCGGCGatagctcctcccctgctggggcCCCTTCTCCTTTTGATAAGGAAACCGAAGGCCAGTTTTATAGCTATTTTCCCAACTGA